The Streptococcaceae bacterium ESL0687 genome has a segment encoding these proteins:
- a CDS encoding DUF4097 family beta strand repeat-containing protein: protein MNKKERILDLMRHGVISNEEAIELLENIDNKNNETNNIDADKGLDSLSDIFAGFDPKTFFDTEEVVEEFGEDDSAKQEKESENKDKEQDKFNATDLSDSIGEAFKSLLGWGSDVFDNMKTKVDENFEWDSGKFKVKTSKKQDSRIIDGDIRALNIISQAGDIEVIKSDDDKVKIDFDLEVYGNEDLEDFLAKNLLISDAGGILTINVASKRVSADMVVSLPAKRYDSLIVRLASGDVSVSSTIADYIRITNISGDLELNGLSSTITELSTKNGDLKVSGGSYTDLNVKTINGDLTVNSDFETSELSSINGAIRLAPSLKAKKINIKNINGDIKMSIPSSAGFTGLAKTSFGKYKTRLELDNPLDIGKSGVALVRTGHDVITFEIESRMGNIWLKDADLDEKK, encoded by the coding sequence ATGAATAAAAAAGAAAGAATTTTAGATTTAATGCGTCATGGAGTAATCTCCAATGAAGAAGCAATTGAACTACTTGAAAACATTGACAATAAAAATAATGAAACAAATAATATAGATGCTGATAAGGGTCTTGATAGCCTAAGTGATATTTTTGCAGGTTTTGATCCCAAAACTTTCTTTGATACTGAGGAAGTAGTTGAAGAATTCGGGGAGGATGATTCAGCCAAGCAGGAAAAAGAAAGTGAGAACAAGGATAAGGAACAAGATAAATTTAATGCAACTGACCTTTCAGACAGCATTGGAGAAGCCTTTAAAAGCCTTTTAGGTTGGGGCAGTGATGTCTTTGATAACATGAAAACAAAGGTCGATGAAAACTTTGAATGGGATTCTGGTAAATTCAAGGTTAAAACTAGTAAGAAGCAAGATTCAAGGATTATTGACGGAGATATTCGTGCCTTAAATATCATCTCTCAAGCAGGAGATATTGAAGTAATCAAGTCAGATGACGATAAGGTCAAGATTGATTTTGACCTTGAGGTTTATGGTAACGAGGATTTAGAAGATTTTCTTGCTAAAAATCTCCTTATTAGTGATGCTGGAGGCATTCTTACCATCAATGTTGCAAGTAAGCGTGTGTCAGCTGACATGGTAGTAAGCCTTCCAGCCAAAAGATATGACTCTTTAATTGTTAGACTGGCAAGTGGGGACGTGAGTGTCAGCTCAACCATTGCTGACTACATCCGCATCACCAATATAAGTGGTGATTTGGAGCTTAATGGTTTAAGTTCAACAATTACTGAACTTTCAACAAAAAATGGTGATTTGAAGGTTTCTGGTGGTTCTTACACCGACTTAAACGTTAAGACAATTAACGGTGATTTGACTGTAAACTCTGACTTTGAAACTAGTGAACTTTCATCAATCAACGGGGCCATTCGCCTTGCTCCAAGCCTTAAGGCTAAAAAAATAAATATTAAAAATATCAATGGTGACATCAAGATGTCAATTCCATCTTCAGCAGGATTTACAGGACTTGCTAAGACATCATTTGGGAAATATAAAACCCGCCTGGAATTAGATAATCCATTAGATATTGGGAAAAGCGGTGTGGCCTTAGTCAGAACAGGTCATGATGTTATTACCTTTGAAATTGAATCTAGGATGGGTAATATTTGGCTCAAAGATGCTGACTTAGATGAAAAAAAATGA
- a CDS encoding SprT family protein, which yields MSKVRIADFDLDSYVKKVSLEDFNRDFCHQVRWNNRLKTTGGRFFTSDCHLDFNPKIYEALDLSTFRKIVRHELAHYHLFLAGKGYRHRDSDFKELLKEVDGLRFTPRLSTGKSYHFYRCKDCQKRYRRQRKVDTSKYVCGHCQGKLQEVEDE from the coding sequence ATGAGTAAAGTTAGAATTGCGGATTTTGACCTCGATTCATATGTAAAAAAAGTTTCCCTGGAAGATTTTAACAGGGACTTTTGTCATCAAGTGAGATGGAATAACCGCTTGAAAACAACTGGAGGACGCTTTTTTACCAGCGATTGCCACCTTGATTTTAATCCGAAAATTTATGAGGCCCTAGACCTTTCGACTTTTAGAAAAATAGTTCGCCATGAGTTGGCCCACTATCATTTATTTCTAGCAGGTAAGGGGTACCGGCATAGGGATTCTGATTTTAAGGAATTATTGAAGGAAGTTGATGGATTAAGGTTTACACCACGGCTTTCTACTGGCAAAAGCTATCACTTTTATAGGTGTAAGGACTGTCAAAAAAGATACCGTCGTCAAAGGAAGGTTGATACCAGTAAATATGTCTGTGGACATTGTCAGGGAAAATTGCAGGAGGTAGAAGATGAGTAA
- a CDS encoding permease, with product MFSNLPYGVLQCATIFMSIVIEALPFVLMGSIISGFLEVFLTADLIKKLLPSNKILRVLFGIFFGFFFPSCECGIVPVISRLMNKGVPSYTALPFMVAAPVINPIVIFAGYIAFGNSTHLVLLRTLGIILVAFLLGLFLIYVYQKSPLKEKDIESDDYTHDHNHSHDLKNIKGSHKIWLALNHSIDEFFDTGKYLIIGASLASFLQIYLPTTFITSLNHNKLLGILVMMLLALIMSLCSEADAFVGASFLGLFGPAPVLAFLLLGPVVDIKNLLMMSRYFKPAFIAQFIALVSLTIIIFTEFFV from the coding sequence ATGTTTAGCAACCTACCTTACGGGGTGCTTCAATGTGCGACAATTTTTATGTCCATAGTAATTGAGGCACTTCCTTTTGTTTTAATGGGCTCTATCATCTCAGGTTTTCTTGAGGTTTTCCTTACAGCTGATTTAATCAAAAAATTATTACCTTCAAATAAAATTCTCAGAGTTTTATTTGGTATCTTCTTTGGCTTCTTCTTTCCCTCATGTGAATGTGGAATTGTCCCTGTGATTAGTAGGCTTATGAACAAGGGAGTTCCTTCTTATACAGCCCTACCTTTCATGGTCGCAGCTCCTGTAATCAATCCTATTGTAATCTTTGCAGGCTATATTGCCTTTGGTAACTCAACCCACTTGGTTCTTCTTCGGACCCTTGGAATAATTCTTGTGGCCTTTCTTCTTGGGTTGTTTCTCATTTATGTCTACCAAAAATCACCCCTCAAGGAAAAAGACATAGAATCAGATGATTATACCCATGACCACAACCATAGTCATGATTTAAAAAACATTAAAGGTAGCCACAAAATTTGGTTGGCTTTAAACCACTCAATCGATGAATTTTTTGATACAGGAAAATATTTAATAATTGGAGCCAGCCTGGCAAGTTTCTTACAGATTTACCTGCCAACAACCTTTATTACAAGCCTCAACCATAATAAACTTTTAGGCATCCTTGTAATGATGCTTCTAGCCCTGATTATGTCCCTTTGTTCAGAGGCAGATGCTTTTGTAGGGGCAAGTTTCTTAGGACTTTTTGGACCAGCTCCAGTTCTTGCCTTCCTCCTTCTTGGACCGGTCGTTGACATTAAAAATCTACTTATGATGTCTCGCTACTTTAAACCAGCCTTCATCGCTCAATTCATCGCACTTGTTTCGCTCACAATCATAATCTTTACGGAGTTCTTTGTATGA
- a CDS encoding PspC domain-containing protein yields MPKKRLTKSSTDRVWSGVLGGISEYFGLDSTWVRIAYVALSVVSSGFPGITLYILLSIIIPKDSNSNYRSYNGFEGNYYYKDRSKSTDGSRKRKDAEVVHDDDDDWADF; encoded by the coding sequence ATGCCAAAGAAAAGACTGACAAAATCTTCAACTGATAGAGTTTGGTCAGGTGTCTTAGGTGGGATATCAGAATATTTCGGACTTGATTCAACTTGGGTTAGGATTGCCTATGTTGCCTTGTCAGTAGTTTCTTCTGGCTTTCCAGGAATAACACTTTATATTCTCCTTTCCATAATAATTCCTAAGGATTCAAACTCAAACTACAGAAGCTATAATGGCTTTGAAGGGAACTATTATTACAAGGATAGATCAAAGTCAACAGATGGCTCTCGCAAAAGAAAAGATGCTGAGGTAGTCCATGACGACGATGATGACTGGGCTGATTTCTAA
- the lgt gene encoding prolipoprotein diacylglyceryl transferase, with product MLLSINPIAFKLGPLQIHWYALFITLGVVLGVILAMKEAPKKRIKADDILDFILLAFPLSIIGARIYYVVFEWSYYKDHLSEIIAIWNGGIAIYGGLLTGLLVLVVYCYYKMINTLDFLDVISPSLFIAQAIGRWGNFVNQEAYGRAVSKLDYLPKFIQDQMFIDGSYRVPTFLYESVWNLLGFILILLLRTKKNFLRRGQVFAFYLIWYGFGRFFIEGMRTDSLMIGGLRVSQLVSILIFLAGLSIMVYQGKKKSKYYQG from the coding sequence ATGCTCTTATCAATTAATCCCATAGCCTTTAAATTAGGTCCCTTACAGATTCACTGGTATGCCTTATTTATAACCTTAGGGGTAGTTTTAGGGGTTATTTTAGCCATGAAGGAGGCTCCTAAAAAAAGGATTAAGGCAGATGACATCTTAGATTTTATTTTACTGGCCTTCCCCTTATCAATAATTGGGGCAAGAATTTACTATGTGGTCTTTGAATGGTCCTACTACAAGGATCATCTGTCAGAAATCATTGCCATTTGGAATGGTGGGATTGCCATTTATGGTGGGTTACTAACAGGGCTTCTAGTTTTAGTTGTCTACTGCTACTACAAGATGATTAATACGCTAGACTTTCTTGATGTAATTAGTCCTAGCCTTTTCATTGCTCAGGCCATTGGCCGTTGGGGAAATTTCGTCAACCAGGAGGCTTACGGACGAGCAGTATCAAAGCTTGATTACCTCCCTAAATTCATCCAGGATCAAATGTTTATTGATGGTTCTTATAGGGTGCCAACATTTCTGTATGAAAGTGTTTGGAATCTCCTTGGGTTTATTTTAATCCTTCTTCTGAGGACTAAAAAGAATTTCCTAAGACGAGGTCAGGTATTTGCCTTTTATTTAATTTGGTATGGTTTTGGTCGCTTCTTTATCGAAGGTATGAGAACTGATAGTTTAATGATTGGTGGCCTTAGGGTTTCTCAGCTGGTTTCAATCCTAATTTTCTTAGCTGGACTTTCTATAATGGTTTATCAGGGGAAAAAGAAGAGTAAATATTATCAAGGCTAG
- a CDS encoding YtxH domain-containing protein, with protein MAKKSGFLTGALFGAALGAVGAYLTATKKGEELREDLREEFNEYKEDPQGKLKELKEVVIDKAYVARDFAEDKYIELREALDNGDISVDSAVQFLNEKKAEAIDEFRKIKDDVEYTDAEIIENLKEEGLDFELELEKFVDDKKEEGQEVKDRLKEKALEVEDQVKEKAFEIKEEGREKINRLEDELRD; from the coding sequence ATGGCAAAAAAATCAGGATTTTTAACAGGTGCTTTATTTGGAGCTGCTCTTGGTGCAGTTGGGGCTTATCTTACTGCTACTAAAAAAGGTGAAGAGCTAAGAGAAGATTTACGTGAAGAGTTCAATGAATACAAGGAAGACCCTCAGGGAAAACTTAAAGAATTAAAAGAAGTAGTGATTGATAAGGCTTACGTGGCCCGTGATTTCGCTGAAGATAAATACATTGAACTTCGTGAAGCCCTTGATAACGGGGATATTTCAGTTGATTCTGCTGTCCAATTTTTGAATGAAAAAAAGGCTGAGGCCATTGATGAATTCAGAAAAATTAAGGATGATGTTGAATATACTGACGCAGAGATTATCGAGAATCTTAAGGAAGAAGGTCTTGATTTCGAATTAGAGCTTGAAAAATTTGTTGATGACAAGAAGGAAGAAGGTCAAGAAGTTAAGGACCGACTTAAGGAAAAAGCTCTTGAAGTTGAAGATCAGGTTAAGGAAAAAGCCTTCGAAATCAAGGAAGAAGGCCGTGAAAAAATTAATCGCTTAGAAGATGAATTAAGGGATTAG
- the hprK gene encoding HPr(Ser) kinase/phosphatase produces MSVTVQNLIDKIKLDVVYASKEALEREITTDDIERPGLEMSGYFDYYTPERVQVIGRKEWSYMQEHTGENLYELLKKIFTPETPAVIVARDLEIPEEMVKVAEAQDVALLQSKDVTSRLSAAITTYLYEKLAERFTVHGVLMDIFGTGVLIQGASGIGKSETGLELIKRGHSLIADDRVDVYRKSEFTLMGEAAEILRHLIEIRGVGIMDIMTLFGAGSVRDSSEINLAVNLVPYANDDEYDRLGNGTGTLELADVKIPQISIPVKTGRNISVIIEAAVMNFHAKNMGYDATKVFEDRLTNLIEKNS; encoded by the coding sequence ATGAGTGTTACTGTGCAAAATTTAATTGATAAGATTAAACTTGATGTCGTTTATGCAAGTAAAGAAGCCCTGGAAAGGGAGATTACAACAGATGATATTGAAAGGCCCGGTCTTGAAATGTCAGGTTATTTTGACTACTACACCCCTGAACGGGTTCAAGTTATTGGACGTAAGGAGTGGAGTTACATGCAGGAGCACACTGGGGAGAACCTTTATGAACTTCTAAAGAAAATCTTTACCCCTGAAACACCAGCAGTAATTGTTGCAAGAGACCTTGAGATTCCAGAGGAGATGGTTAAGGTTGCTGAAGCACAAGATGTTGCCCTCCTTCAATCAAAGGATGTAACCAGCCGTCTGTCAGCTGCTATTACCACCTATCTTTATGAGAAACTTGCTGAAAGATTCACTGTCCACGGGGTCCTAATGGATATTTTTGGAACAGGTGTTCTGATTCAGGGTGCAAGTGGAATTGGCAAAAGTGAAACTGGTCTTGAGTTAATCAAAAGAGGTCACTCTTTAATCGCAGATGACCGAGTTGACGTTTACCGAAAAAGTGAATTTACTCTTATGGGAGAAGCTGCTGAAATTTTGCGTCATTTAATTGAAATTCGTGGTGTTGGAATCATGGATATAATGACCCTCTTTGGTGCAGGATCAGTTAGGGATTCAAGTGAAATAAATCTGGCTGTAAATTTAGTTCCTTATGCAAATGATGATGAATATGACCGTCTGGGAAACGGGACAGGTACCCTGGAACTTGCAGATGTTAAAATTCCGCAAATTAGTATACCGGTTAAAACTGGTCGAAATATCTCAGTCATTATTGAGGCAGCTGTCATGAATTTCCATGCTAAAAATATGGGTTATGACGCAACTAAGGTATTTGAAGACCGTTTGACTAACCTTATTGAGAAAAATAGTTAG
- a CDS encoding TIGR03943 family protein: MIRFLILSGYFELMMYLMASGKLNQYINVHYSYLAEISMVLALFLSVVQLINWVKASKQKHRNSPKMILKNSMSYLLLALPLFVCLFLPYESLDASVVNNKGFVFPLSKESGTSDDGTTVQYLKPNTSSYFTKSDYDDLMKKTLKTYQNSSLIEVTEKNYMEVMELIYDYPSEFIGKKIRLTGFVYNNASGEQNYHFLFRFGIIHCIADSGVFGLMIQTNQDYKDNTWLSVEGTIISQFFDVYKRNIPAIQVDQAQEVDQPSNPYVYRSF, encoded by the coding sequence ATGATTCGATTTTTAATATTATCTGGCTATTTTGAACTAATGATGTATCTAATGGCTAGTGGAAAACTCAACCAGTACATAAATGTTCACTATAGTTATTTGGCTGAAATAAGTATGGTTCTAGCCCTCTTTTTATCAGTTGTTCAGCTAATTAATTGGGTTAAAGCCAGCAAGCAAAAGCATAGAAATTCACCAAAAATGATCCTAAAAAATTCTATGTCTTATTTACTTTTAGCCCTTCCGCTCTTTGTCTGCCTTTTCCTACCTTACGAATCACTTGATGCATCCGTTGTAAATAATAAGGGGTTTGTTTTTCCCCTATCAAAGGAATCTGGCACTAGTGATGACGGGACAACAGTTCAGTATCTGAAGCCCAATACCAGCTCCTACTTCACTAAGTCAGATTATGATGATTTAATGAAAAAAACACTGAAAACCTATCAAAATTCAAGCCTCATCGAAGTTACTGAAAAAAATTACATGGAGGTCATGGAACTTATTTATGACTATCCTAGTGAATTTATTGGCAAAAAAATTCGCCTAACTGGCTTTGTCTACAATAACGCTTCTGGTGAACAAAATTACCACTTCCTCTTCCGCTTTGGTATCATCCACTGCATAGCTGATTCAGGTGTCTTTGGTCTTATGATTCAAACCAACCAGGACTACAAGGACAATACTTGGCTTAGTGTTGAAGGGACTATCATTAGCCAATTCTTTGATGTTTATAAAAGAAATATACCAGCCATTCAAGTTGATCAGGCCCAAGAGGTTGATCAACCATCCAACCCCTATGTCTATAGAAGTTTTTAA
- a CDS encoding DNA/RNA non-specific endonuclease has protein sequence MSKKSPLEKLGNQAVRKVSKKYPILGFILALIIAGFLFYLERSEPNQVKNDIPASSQVQSSVKESSQTSGSSSSTSEIISENSSDFLNLSWDGTVQNIAVAINNNKSTFTSEEMQEDASQDFWVKFSKRDGLTRAGQANARLSRSKYLEVKGIKRPGIPQGNDPAGWKYNGKSNNKKIDFDGQNQMVYNRSHLIAWMLCGDAGSLENLVTGTRAFNSPGMSNYESKISNSLYYQNVHIRYQVTPIYKDNELLPRGVHMMAKSIEDDGKSYDLNIYVFNVQPGVEINYSTGQNNL, from the coding sequence ATGAGTAAAAAATCTCCCTTGGAGAAGCTAGGGAATCAGGCTGTCAGAAAAGTCAGCAAAAAATATCCGATTTTAGGTTTTATTTTGGCCCTAATAATTGCAGGTTTTCTTTTCTACCTGGAAAGGTCAGAACCCAACCAGGTAAAAAATGATATACCGGCAAGTTCTCAGGTTCAAAGTTCAGTAAAGGAAAGCAGTCAGACTAGTGGAAGTAGCTCTTCTACTTCTGAAATCATTTCAGAAAATTCTTCTGATTTTCTAAATTTGAGTTGGGACGGGACTGTTCAAAATATTGCAGTAGCCATAAATAATAACAAGTCAACCTTTACCAGTGAAGAAATGCAGGAAGATGCCAGTCAGGACTTTTGGGTTAAGTTTTCCAAGCGTGATGGTTTGACCAGAGCAGGTCAGGCCAACGCGCGTCTTAGTAGGAGTAAGTATCTTGAGGTTAAGGGTATAAAGCGCCCAGGGATTCCTCAAGGTAATGATCCGGCAGGTTGGAAGTATAATGGAAAATCAAACAATAAAAAGATTGATTTTGATGGTCAAAATCAAATGGTTTATAACAGAAGTCATTTAATAGCCTGGATGCTTTGTGGTGATGCAGGTAGTCTTGAAAATCTTGTAACGGGAACACGTGCCTTTAATAGTCCTGGGATGAGTAACTATGAATCAAAAATTTCAAATTCCTTGTATTATCAAAATGTCCATATTAGATACCAGGTTACTCCAATCTATAAGGATAATGAACTTTTACCTAGAGGAGTTCATATGATGGCAAAAAGCATCGAAGATGACGGAAAATCATATGATTTGAATATTTATGTTTTCAATGTCCAACCAGGGGTTGAAATAAATTATTCGACTGGTCAAAATAATTTATAA
- a CDS encoding DUF948 domain-containing protein has translation MENIALWIIVGAVLILVAFVVVLIVFLIDFIKKLSKMADEVTGAVNLLTSDADILMGQTDQLLSKTNLLMDNVNEKMDTVDPLFHTVADLSVSVSDINEKGQDFVSRFNSNAATVGKASTIVTVGRAASKLLKGKKKVSSSRRKKEEK, from the coding sequence GTGGAAAATATTGCCTTATGGATTATTGTAGGTGCAGTCCTTATTTTAGTTGCTTTTGTCGTTGTTCTAATAGTATTTTTAATCGATTTTATTAAAAAATTATCGAAAATGGCAGATGAGGTTACAGGAGCTGTTAACCTGCTGACAAGTGACGCTGATATACTGATGGGCCAGACGGATCAACTTCTGTCAAAGACCAATCTTCTTATGGATAATGTTAATGAGAAGATGGATACAGTTGATCCCTTGTTCCATACCGTAGCAGACTTGTCTGTTAGCGTTTCAGATATAAATGAGAAGGGTCAAGACTTTGTATCACGCTTTAATTCCAATGCTGCAACTGTTGGAAAGGCTAGTACAATTGTTACAGTTGGCCGAGCTGCAAGCAAACTTTTAAAGGGTAAAAAGAAAGTTTCTAGTTCTAGAAGGAAGAAAGAGGAAAAGTAG
- a CDS encoding SPJ_0845 family protein — MALTYKKRDDLDKVLSEFASFPDDLLNPKDKDTADKKEDSKTDKKKEGEKTK; from the coding sequence ATGGCACTAACATATAAAAAACGAGATGATCTTGATAAGGTTTTAAGCGAGTTCGCAAGTTTTCCTGATGATCTTTTAAATCCTAAAGATAAAGATACTGCAGATAAAAAAGAAGATTCAAAAACTGATAAAAAGAAGGAGGGTGAAAAGACTAAATAA
- a CDS encoding DUF3042 family protein, with amino-acid sequence MNKFVKGVLAGVTSTVAVSVAGALAAKKKFIDPELEKEEFINENRKKAARRRISR; translated from the coding sequence ATGAATAAATTTGTCAAGGGTGTTCTTGCAGGTGTAACCTCAACAGTAGCAGTTTCAGTAGCTGGAGCTCTTGCTGCCAAAAAGAAATTTATTGACCCAGAACTTGAAAAAGAAGAGTTCATCAATGAAAATCGTAAAAAAGCAGCCCGCAGACGTATTTCCCGCTAA
- a CDS encoding nitroreductase family protein encodes MNNNDFLDILTNRRSIRKYKDVKIAQDDILEMLNLAVKSPSSRNIQPWEFVVVESPQAKEKLTQMVYSNTEQVKTSSFALIIFSRFQLENNAEKVVHAEYLKGHVPEEKKSERIEYFHKNYKMLSDEIKRELATFDAGIITANFLNVARHYGYDTNVIGGFVASEVHDEFSPASDTRPAIIITVGIADEEGKKTSRVAAEEITRFV; translated from the coding sequence ATGAATAATAATGATTTTTTAGATATTTTAACTAACCGTCGTTCGATTAGAAAATATAAGGACGTGAAAATTGCTCAGGATGATATTCTTGAAATGCTTAATTTAGCAGTCAAATCTCCTAGCAGTAGGAACATTCAACCTTGGGAATTCGTGGTTGTTGAAAGTCCCCAAGCAAAAGAAAAGTTAACTCAAATGGTTTACAGCAATACAGAGCAAGTTAAAACCTCAAGTTTTGCCCTTATTATATTCTCTAGATTCCAACTTGAAAATAACGCAGAGAAGGTTGTTCATGCAGAGTATCTAAAAGGACATGTTCCTGAAGAGAAGAAATCAGAACGCATTGAATACTTCCACAAGAACTATAAGATGTTATCTGATGAGATAAAGCGTGAACTTGCGACCTTTGATGCAGGAATTATTACAGCCAACTTTTTAAATGTTGCCCGTCACTATGGTTATGATACTAATGTTATCGGTGGCTTTGTAGCAAGTGAGGTTCATGATGAATTTTCACCAGCAAGCGACACAAGACCTGCCATTATCATAACAGTGGGTATTGCTGATGAAGAAGGTAAGAAAACTTCAAGGGTTGCCGCTGAAGAAATTACTAGATTTGTCTAA
- a CDS encoding Tex family protein: MEKNIEKIANAITLTPNQVETVLELTKEGNTIPFIARYRKEMTGGLDEVEIKKIIDTHAQLERLMDRKKAVLSIIEKQGKLTDVLRTQIEAAERVQEVEDLYLPYKEKRRTKATIARENGLFPLAKLIMQNVSDIEEQAENFINDKVKTSKAALEGAVAILSEAISEDVKLRNWTLSEIRNNSHLISKVKDEILDEKKVFLMYYDFDNAISKLPNYRVLALNRGEKLGILSVKFANNSDKIERFFETRFNARGNKYLNLAIKDSIKKKIVPAMERQLRNEMTEAAEDSAIELFSENLRNLLLVAPLKGKVVLGFDPAFRTGAKLAVVDATGKLLETKVIYPVKPAKAAEIEAAKKELADLVNKYGVEMIAIGNGTASRESEAFVAEVIKREKLNAYYVIVNESGASIYSASELARREFPELTVEKRSAISIARRLQDPLAELVKIDPQSIGVGQYQHDVSDKKLSENLDFVVDTVVNQVGVNVNTASAALLSHVSGLNKSIAENIVKYREENGVITSRTEIKKVPRLGAKAFEQAAGFLRIPEAENVLDNTGVHPESYPVVKALLSALEITDLNEEARSKLAKLNIKDMADKLEVGHETLKDIVADLIKPGRDLRDNFDAPSLRQDILSIEDLAIGQKLEGVVRNVVDFGAFVDIGIKEDGLIHISKISKAYIKHPSEAVAVGEIVTVWVDKIDLDRHKVNLSLLNPRD; the protein is encoded by the coding sequence ATGGAAAAAAATATTGAAAAAATTGCAAATGCTATTACTTTAACACCAAATCAGGTTGAAACTGTTTTAGAACTTACCAAAGAAGGCAATACCATTCCCTTTATTGCCCGCTACCGTAAGGAGATGACAGGCGGTCTTGATGAGGTTGAAATTAAAAAAATTATTGATACCCATGCTCAACTTGAGCGCCTTATGGACCGCAAGAAGGCTGTTCTTTCTATAATTGAAAAACAGGGTAAATTAACTGACGTTCTGCGCACGCAAATTGAAGCTGCCGAAAGGGTGCAAGAAGTAGAAGACCTTTATCTTCCCTACAAGGAAAAACGCCGCACCAAGGCGACTATCGCCCGCGAAAACGGCCTCTTCCCACTGGCTAAATTGATCATGCAAAATGTTTCTGACATTGAAGAGCAGGCTGAAAACTTTATAAATGATAAGGTAAAGACCTCAAAAGCTGCCCTTGAAGGAGCTGTGGCCATTTTGAGCGAAGCCATTAGTGAAGACGTCAAACTTCGTAATTGGACTCTGTCTGAAATCCGCAACAACAGCCATTTAATTAGCAAGGTTAAAGACGAAATCCTAGATGAGAAAAAAGTATTTCTCATGTACTATGACTTTGACAATGCCATCTCAAAATTGCCTAATTATAGGGTTCTTGCCCTAAACCGCGGGGAAAAATTAGGAATTTTGTCTGTTAAGTTCGCTAATAATTCTGACAAGATTGAACGCTTTTTTGAAACTCGTTTTAATGCGCGTGGTAACAAATACTTAAATCTTGCCATTAAAGACAGCATTAAAAAGAAAATCGTTCCAGCCATGGAAAGACAGCTTAGAAACGAGATGACTGAGGCCGCCGAAGACTCAGCCATTGAACTCTTCTCAGAAAATCTCCGTAACCTTCTTCTAGTAGCTCCTCTTAAGGGTAAAGTAGTCCTTGGGTTTGACCCAGCCTTTAGAACTGGAGCCAAACTTGCTGTCGTTGACGCAACTGGAAAACTCCTTGAAACCAAGGTCATCTATCCGGTTAAGCCAGCAAAGGCTGCTGAAATTGAAGCTGCTAAAAAAGAGCTTGCTGACCTTGTCAACAAGTACGGGGTTGAAATGATTGCCATTGGTAACGGAACAGCCTCACGTGAGTCTGAAGCCTTTGTGGCAGAGGTTATTAAGCGTGAAAAACTTAATGCCTATTATGTGATTGTAAATGAGTCAGGTGCCTCAATCTATTCAGCAAGTGAGCTTGCCCGCCGTGAGTTCCCTGAACTTACTGTTGAAAAACGTTCAGCCATCTCTATTGCCCGCCGTCTTCAAGATCCACTTGCTGAGCTTGTTAAAATTGACCCGCAATCAATTGGAGTCGGCCAGTACCAGCATGACGTTAGCGACAAGAAGCTGTCTGAAAACCTGGACTTCGTTGTCGACACTGTGGTTAACCAGGTGGGAGTCAACGTCAACACAGCCAGTGCCGCTCTTTTAAGCCATGTATCAGGTTTAAACAAGTCGATTGCTGAAAATATTGTTAAATACCGTGAGGAAAATGGGGTAATCACCAGTCGTACTGAAATTAAAAAAGTACCAAGACTTGGAGCCAAAGCTTTTGAGCAGGCTGCAGGCTTCCTAAGAATCCCTGAGGCTGAAAATGTTCTTGATAACACAGGAGTTCATCCGGAATCGTATCCAGTAGTAAAAGCGCTACTTTCAGCCCTTGAAATCACTGATCTTAATGAGGAGGCACGTAGCAAACTTGCCAAGCTAAATATTAAGGACATGGCAGATAAGCTTGAAGTGGGCCATGAAACCCTAAAAGACATTGTGGCTGATCTGATTAAACCAGGACGTGATCTGCGTGATAACTTTGATGCCCCAAGTCTAAGACAAGACATCCTATCAATTGAAGACCTGGCCATCGGCCAAAAACTTGAAGGAGTTGTCCGTAATGTTGTCGACTTTGGAGCCTTTGTTGATATTGGTATCAAGGAAGACGGCCTTATCCACATCTCAAAAATCAGTAAGGCCTATATCAAACACCCATCTGAAGCTGTGGCCGTAGGTGAAATCGTGACTGTTTGGGTTGATAAGATTGATCTTGATCGCCACAAAGTCAACCTTAGCCTTTTGAATCCAAGAGACTAG